From a single Onychomys torridus chromosome 9, mOncTor1.1, whole genome shotgun sequence genomic region:
- the LOC118591503 gene encoding dehydrogenase/reductase SDR family member 2, mitochondrial-like: MAAMFRSIPQVFRGHRCAPVPLSARMFSKKADEKLTLADKVAVVTGSTKGIGFAIARRLAQDGAHVVISSRKQHNVDQAVAILKEEGLSVTGTVCHVGKAEDRQHLVATALKHSGGVDFLVCVAGVNPLVGSTLGASEQIWDKILDVNVKSPALLLSQLLPHMEKRGGSSVVLVSSTAAYLPVPKLGAYNTSKTALLGLCKSLAVELAPKGIRVNCIVPGIIKTDFGLGEKTLPNMLPELNKIYGLQRLGEPEDCAGIVSFLCSSDASYITGENITVAGFSPRL, from the exons ATGGCTGCCATGTTCAGGTCTATCCCACAGGTCTTTAGGGGCCATCGGTGTGCACCAGTCCCTCTCTCAGCAAGAATGTTCAGCAAAAAAGCAGATGAGAAACTTACCCTGGCTGATAAAGTGGCTGTGGTCACTGGCTCTACAAAAGG GATTGGCTTTGCCATCGCCCGGCGTCTAGCCCAGGATGGGGCGCATGTGGTCATCAGCAGCCGGAAGCAACATAATGTGGACCAAGCTGTGGCAATATTGAAGGAGGAGGGGCTGAGTGTGACGGGCACTGTGTGCCATGTGGGGAAGGCTGAGGACCGCCAGCACCTTGTGGCCACA GCCCTGAAACACTCTGGGGGTGTTGACTTCCTGGTGTGTGTGGCAGGAGTCAATCCTTTGGTAGGAAGCACCCTGGGAGCCAGTGAACAGATCTGGGACAAG ATTCTGGATGTAAATGTGAAGTCTCCAGCTCTGTTGCTAAGCCAGTTGCTGCCACACATGGAGAAGAGGGG GGGAAGCTCTGTTGTTCTGGTATCCTCTACAGCGGCTTATCTACCAGTGCCG AAACTGGGCGCCTACAACACCAGCAAGACGGCACTGCTGGGCCTCTGCAAGTCCCTGGCTGTGGAGCTGGCTCCGAAAGGCATCAGAGTGAACTGCATAGTGCCCGGAATTATCAAGACTGACTTTGGCCTGGGG GAGAAAACACTGCCGAACATGCTGCCTGAGTTGAATAAAATCTACGGACTGCAGCG GTTAGGGGAGCCAGAAGACTGTGCCGGCATTGTGTCTTTCCTGTGCTCCTCAGATGCCAGCTACATCACCGGGGAGAACATCACAGTAGCTGGCTTCTCCCCTAGACTGTGA